The proteins below come from a single Streptomyces tubercidicus genomic window:
- the pxpB gene encoding 5-oxoprolinase subunit PxpB codes for MRPLPVGEHGLLIELDSAEEVEALHAELLRRAADGALPPLREIVPAARTVLLDGLADPRGLLAELATWDIPPLTAGDRPTVQIPVRYDGPDLAEVAALWGVTPDEVVRRHSATEFHVAFCGFAPGFGYLTGLPEPLHVPRRDTPRTKVPVGSVALAGPYTGVYPRSSPGGWQLIGTTDTVLWDPRREPAALLTPGTRVRFVPQETAR; via the coding sequence AGCGCCGAGGAGGTCGAGGCGCTGCACGCGGAACTGCTGCGCCGGGCCGCCGACGGCGCACTGCCGCCGCTGCGCGAGATCGTGCCGGCCGCCCGTACGGTGCTCCTCGACGGCCTCGCCGACCCCCGTGGCCTGCTCGCCGAACTGGCCACCTGGGACATACCGCCGCTCACCGCGGGCGACCGGCCCACCGTGCAGATCCCGGTCCGCTACGACGGCCCCGACCTCGCCGAGGTCGCCGCCCTGTGGGGCGTCACCCCCGACGAGGTGGTGCGGCGGCACTCCGCCACGGAGTTCCATGTCGCCTTCTGCGGTTTCGCGCCGGGCTTCGGCTATCTGACCGGGCTGCCGGAGCCACTGCACGTACCGCGCCGGGACACGCCCCGCACCAAGGTCCCGGTCGGCTCGGTCGCCCTGGCCGGCCCGTATACCGGGGTCTATCCGCGCTCCTCCCCCGGGGGCTGGCAGCTGATCGGCACCACCGACACCGTGCTGTGGGACCCGCGCCGGGAACCGGCCGCGCTGCTCACCCCCGGCACCCGCGTCCGCTTCGTCCCACAGGAGACCGCCCGATGA